Proteins from a single region of Seriola aureovittata isolate HTS-2021-v1 ecotype China chromosome 9, ASM2101889v1, whole genome shotgun sequence:
- the szrd1 gene encoding SUZ domain-containing protein 1, with product MDEEVAESWEEAADSGEMEKRLEEKLRISQKEKESSNNSSRSPLKTTMVIQDESLPAAPPPQIRILKRPASNGSLGSPLNQNRPTPQVKSLAQREAEYAEARKRILGSACPEETPQDKPNTDRPGRNNSTSPSEDTRSNNHTVRQPSGPDGTHGFRQHR from the exons ATGGATGAGGAGGTCGCCGAAAGTTGGGAGGAAGCTGCTGACAGTGGG gaaatggaaaaacGGTTAGAAGAGAAGCTAAGGATCAGCCAGAAAGAAAA GGAGTCCAGTAACAATTCTTCACGATCTCCTTTGAAGACGACCATGGTCATACAGGACGAGTCTCTACCAGCAGCCCCCCCACCTCAGATACGCATTTTGAAGCGGCCTGCAAGTAACGGCTCGCTGGGATCGCCCTTGAATCAGAACAGGCCTACTCCACAGGTCAAGTCTCTGGCTCAGCGTGAGGCAGAGTACGCCGAGGCCAGGAAGAGAATACTGGGCAGCGCCTGCCCAGAGGAGACGCCTCAGGACAAGCCCAACACTGACAG GCCAGGGCGCAATAACTCTACATCGCCTTCAGAGGACACCCGATCAAACAATCACACTGTCCGGCAGCCATCCGGACCAGACGGCACCCATGGGTTCCGACAGCACAGATAA